A window of Drosophila sulfurigaster albostrigata strain 15112-1811.04 chromosome X, ASM2355843v2, whole genome shotgun sequence genomic DNA:
TTTTAAGCTATTTTCGGAagttcaaatcaaatttcattagTTACATAAGATATGGAAAAGAAATTTCACTACACAAGACTCAAGAATTCCATACAGAAAGCCACCACACAAAGCAACGACTATTGCAACTCTCTAGAGgagcaacacaacaacgaGCAGCAATCGGAGCAGAAAAAAGTAACTGCTGACTTGGCTGTCGTTCCATCCAAACATCAAGTGACTAAGGATATAAGTAAGTAGTATTTGCAATGgcttaaaatgttttcatagACGCAATCACACTTGAGACTCTTAACTAGAAGtaaacggtatattttttatatattctcaATCAATTGTCGACTTTTGGAAGAATTTCTAGTCGATTTAACAGTATAAATACCAATTAATTATGGTGaccttattttatttgtataaaatagacacaaatacaaaatttcttCATTCTTAACCAATGTACacaattaataacaaaataatagaataataagaaataaccTTTAAAGTGAATatgcttaaaaaaaagaaaaagattatTGGCCTAATTATTTActgaaaaaaattcaattatttaaaaaaaaaaaagcaagaacGCTGctgttttatataaaaccatattctaaaaagcaaaccaaataaaagcatcacaaaaatgttaaaatataccaaacactgtatttggtatttctaTGTTatactaaaatgaaaatgaaaattgagtacaaaatgtaccatggtatattttgaatgcatttctatatcaatataccaaatatagcattcggtataatttagcattttttcagtactttaaattgcttttttaaaaatgcaatgcatATTTCACAATCTGAACACATTCGACAATATCTTTCTTACCCATTTcataattgtttgtttgcttcgaatgaaattgcaaaaaagcCAGATCAACTGAGGCCTCGATTCAGTTGCTCAATCTACTTATTTcactttcaaatatttaatcacATTAAAGTGTTCGACTTTCTCACAATCAACAGTCAACTCAACACCACTTTTCTCTGCTctagcaaaaggcaaacagaaaccgaaaccgaaaccgaagcCGAAACGCATTCTGCAAGGATTGGCGATAGAGTATCACAAGTTGGTGCGCGACATCAAGTATCATTTGCCCGATTCGCATTTACCCAACTCTGGAGTGCGATTAGCAGCAGAAGCAAGCCAAAGAATATCGGCGTACAGACAGCTGGGCGGAGAAGAGAACGAGTtaaagaaggaggaggaggagaaggacaCAAGCCAGGTGgagatttgttttgttcagCTCTTTCGACAGCGAATGTACTACGAAGAATTGGGCATTCCATTGACACCACTCGAGCTCATCTACATGACTGACTGTGATCGTGAGTGGCGGCGACGTGAACAGGCCAAGAAATCAATGATGGATCAggatcaacagcagcagcagcagcatcagtaTCGGAAACTCGATcgtggcgatggcgatggcgatggagaAGGTAAGCACTCAAGTTCGAGAGTTTTAGGGTCGCTTCACTTTATTGATGTGTGGTTAAAGTGATAATACTATTAGTTAACAATAGAATTCatttcaacaacaattaaacacGGTTAAGCTTAAATAGAATTCTTTAAAGAGCTGCTATTGGAAAGCGTCTAATATATTGTAGGAAACATGGAAAGAAATAATGAACTCCTGATTTACTAAATAGTTGAAGCaatacaatctggtatatttttttttagtttttggtatattttgaatgtagtactattccaatataccaaatataacattcggtatattttgctctctcagtatattttgaatgtttttctatatgaatataccattATAACATACTAAATAGTTGAACCAgtataatctggtatattttttacattttggtGTTTTTTGAATGTATTGTAGTGctatagcaatataccaaatataacttttagtgtattttgttctctatggtatattttgaatgtagtactattccaatataccaaatatatcttttagtatattttgctctctcagtatattttgaatgtagtactattccaatataccaaatataacattcggtatattttgctctctcagtatattttgaatgtagtactattccaatataccaaatataacattcggtatattttgctctctcagtatattttgaatgtttttctatatgaatataccattATAACATACTAAATAGTTGAACCAgtataatctggtatattttttacattttggtGTTTTTTGAATGTATTGTAGTGctatagcaatataccaaatataacttttagtgtattttgttctctatggtatattttgaatgtagtactattccaatataccaaatatatcttttagtatattttgctctctcagtatattttgaatgtagtactattccaatataccaaatatatcttttagtatattttgctctctcagtatattttgaatgttgttctatatgaatataccattATAACATACTAAATAGTTGAACCAgtacaatctggtatattttttacattttggtgttttttgaatgtagtactatagcaatataccaaatataacttttagtatattttgttctctatggtatattttgaatgtagtactattccaatataccaaatataacattcggtatattttgctcacttagtatattttgaatgttgttctatatcaatataccaatatatcttttagtattttatggtatattagtttggtatattttcaaatttatattgcctgtatcgaacacactcgactgtaactttcttacggtatatttttggtatatttgcagaatatgtttttattgatagtgGGTATCTAAGATTTCTTAGCTTTCTTATAGGTTTCATATGTTTAATACAATATAGGCATTAACtacatttgaattttgataaTGCTTGCCacacttttttaataaaagatcTCAAAATGTGAGCTCAACTAATGTAATACTTTTCCCCCAATAGAATACGCTTCAAAGTCGCAGATGAGTGAGGCCAAAGAGAGTAAGGAGTTGGAGCACTTCAACAACGAATGTATTTGGTGCAGGGCTGTGCAACGACAACAGGAAACAGAGTtgccatctccatctccaccTCCTGCAGATCATCAGTTCGCTTATAGTCAACGCTGCGAGTCCACTTCAAAAGCAGAGCGACACGAGAAGCATGTGAAGTGCCATGAACTGCGACGCACACAGAAATACATGAATTTGCCGGAGCAAGTTGTGGCGCAAATGCGATCGCAACAAGCTTACGGAAATGAGATGAAAATGTTGCTGGCACCGTGGACAACGCGAATGCAAGACGATCGCGATGTGGTTGTTGCGATGCGTGgtcagcaggagcagcagcagccaacgaaTGTGGAGAGCAGCGATTCGTTGGCTGAATTCAGTACGGAAAGCGAGTCGAGTTGTTGCTCAATCACAAGTGAGATGAGTGCGTCATCATCGATCGATGAGTTGAGCGAAGTGTGGTACAATCCGTATGCCTATCAGCAGGTGACAGTGGAGAATCGTAGTTCGCTCTTTGGCGAATTCAAATCGATAGATGCCCAGCAAACGGGACACAAAGGTGCCCAAGTTGTGGATGCTCGCACAGCTGAGTTGGCGCTGCAACGTGTCAAGTATTTGGCCAATCGATACGAGTTGTTGCAGCCGGAGGAACGCACCATTGAGTTGGCGCTACGTTTGCGGCAATTGCGTTTCTTTCTGGAGAAAGCCAAGCACAAGTTCTACAAACACTTGAACATTGTCGAAAGTCGCACAAAagatcgacaacaacaacttctaTACGATTGCCCCATGCATGCGGCAGAGAAATGTGCCAAGGTGATGAATGAAACGCTGTTGACGCATTTCATTGTCTCACATTTGCAGGCACCAGGGCTGCGGCTTAATGAGATCTCTGATCACAGCAAACAGCTGATCAAGTTCAAGCCTGTGACATTCTCACGCACCAGCAACATTTGCATGTCGATTGCGCTACTCGATGGCTTTCGGCACTCCGCAATTCCATCAACCATTCACAACGAAGCTTTAAGCTTGTCCTATCGCCAGTACGCCAGCTTTTTGCCATTCTTTGTGATGGCGCGACGCATTTGGCTGCCAACTGAGTCCGTTGAGGAGGGCGAGAATGCCATGGCTCTGTGGATTGTTAGCCTCGATTTGGCTCAGTGTATTTACGCTCATCTCACCGTCTTCAATCGCCGCCTCGATGTCAGTCGGTGTGGCATTGTCCGAGTGCGCGGACTGAGCTCAAATCACAAGCCCGAAGAGTTTATGGCGCAGAGCACAAACTATTTGCGTCTCACCGCTCAGGATTTGCGCGTGCtcaccaacaactacaaagaGTGCATCTATATGGAAGTTTATTTTCGCGAGTTCACTGATTACGAGTAACAAAACTCGTTTTCTTTCACAACgggtcgtatacgtaatttttaGTTTCGCAGTATTTAACACaatgtcgctgtcgctgtctgtCATTGTCTGTCTTTTAGGAGCatattttttgccattttggaGAGTTTCAAAATTATGCACAGCCTTTTAAATTTCTTCTGTTTCTTTTAACCAACAAGCAGGTTTCTATATTAAGCGGGTGTGAAACAcatcaacattttaaaatatgtgtaaAGAATGAATTGTgcatttaatacaatataattatgaaaacaaaactataacaataagaacctcatatttatttctaatgaGAAAATGagacaaaaattataataaatatttacaatccCAGCAACAATTCAACCATTGATAACAaagttattttataattgaagaactgcatttataaatgaaaacaaattgaaacaataaaGTAAAAAGTTGTGTTTGTACTTTGACTTGTGTCCATTagatttatgttaattttcaaAGATTGTTCTGTTtcagaattttatatttaacgaTAACTATATAactagtatattatattacattttaatagaGAGCCATCGAaagaaagtaaagtaaaaaagtGACGGTaagtactaaataaatatactgcaaaatcctaaaatataccaaaagctatatttggtatatcgatatactacaacatttaaaatataccatagattattgaatatactagattgtcaacaAAAGCCACTAAGAACCGActgaaaataactaaaatataccgagtgctatatttagtatatagattataaaatattctagATTGTCACTTAAAGCCACTACGATCCGTCTGAAGAATactgaatgctatatttggtatatcgatatactattacatttaaaatataccatagaatatactagattgtcaacTAAAGCCACTAAGAACCTACTgaaaacaactaaaatataccgagtgctatatttggtatatcgatctACGATAACATTTAATATCTTGATTATAGAATATACCGGATTGTCACCTAAAGCCACTACGAACCGtctgaaaaatactgaatgctatatttggtatatcgatatacatttAAGCCATATAAAATGCATCAACCCTATGGACAGTGGGCATAAACACAATAATTGCT
This region includes:
- the LOC133847863 gene encoding uncharacterized protein LOC133847863; the protein is MEKKFHYTRLKNSIQKATTQSNDYCNSLEEQHNNEQQSEQKKVTADLAVVPSKHQVTKDITKGKQKPKPKPKPKRILQGLAIEYHKLVRDIKYHLPDSHLPNSGVRLAAEASQRISAYRQLGGEENELKKEEEEKDTSQVEICFVQLFRQRMYYEELGIPLTPLELIYMTDCDREWRRREQAKKSMMDQDQQQQQQHQYRKLDRGDGDGDGEEYASKSQMSEAKESKELEHFNNECIWCRAVQRQQETELPSPSPPPADHQFAYSQRCESTSKAERHEKHVKCHELRRTQKYMNLPEQVVAQMRSQQAYGNEMKMLLAPWTTRMQDDRDVVVAMRGQQEQQQPTNVESSDSLAEFSTESESSCCSITSEMSASSSIDELSEVWYNPYAYQQVTVENRSSLFGEFKSIDAQQTGHKGAQVVDARTAELALQRVKYLANRYELLQPEERTIELALRLRQLRFFLEKAKHKFYKHLNIVESRTKDRQQQLLYDCPMHAAEKCAKVMNETLLTHFIVSHLQAPGLRLNEISDHSKQLIKFKPVTFSRTSNICMSIALLDGFRHSAIPSTIHNEALSLSYRQYASFLPFFVMARRIWLPTESVEEGENAMALWIVSLDLAQCIYAHLTVFNRRLDVSRCGIVRVRGLSSNHKPEEFMAQSTNYLRLTAQDLRVLTNNYKECIYMEVYFREFTDYE